The Fusarium fujikuroi IMI 58289 draft genome, chromosome FFUJ_chr01 sequence CCAGCACCTCCCGCCGTCGCTGAGAAGGCTTCACCGAACAGCTACCAGACCggatcttctcctctcgaGAGACTTCCCAGCGAAGTTTTGGGTACGTAAACTTGCGCGCATCGCAGCCATCAGCCATGAACCCTGCTGAACCCCGGTCCCAACTATATGACACACCTTGTACTAACATGTCGATCACAGGTGCCATTATCGACCTTCTCGTCATCGAGATCCCTCCCAATGGTCTTACACCACGAAATGCCGACCTTATGGCTCTTCTCCTTACTTCGCGATCTATTCATGCTGCGACTCTCAACACTCTCTACCGTCACATCACGATTCCTCACTCTCGTATCTTCCGAAAGTTCCTCGCAACCATCACTGAGTACCCCGCGCTCGCATCCATTGTGCGGCGGCTCGACTTCAGCCACTTTAACccctccaccatcttctctACTGCAAGCGAAAGAGCCCAGACTCGAAATCTGACTTCCGAGACCCTCTACAAATGTCTCGAGCTAACCCCATACCTGCAGGAGTTCCTGGCGCAAGAGTACATCGATGAGGATTTGGGACCCGATGttatcaagaagctcttcttTGAAATGCCCCGGCTCCAGGCCATCGACTTTTGCGGCTgctcctctccttctttcaAGAATTCGTTCACTAGCCTCCTCCAGGCTCAGTGGCCCGATTCTTTGACTCTTACCCGTATTTCGTTCCATAAGTGCCTGAACCTGCCAGGCTCCGTCTTCGAGGCCATCCTCCCTCGACTCGAACGAGCTACTCACCTCGATCTCGCCGGAACCAGAGTTACCGACAAGGCGTTACAGAGCTTGCCTGAGACGGCAAGACTCACACACCTGAACTTGGCCAAGTGCCGAGAGTTGACCTCTGAAGTTGTTGTCAAGTTTGTCACAACTCATCCCGCGATCATCCAGACCATCACTGTCCTTAGCCTTGCTACTAATGCCAGCAGCCACCTCCTGCTGGGCAAGGCGGATGTTGATGCTATCCTTCCCCGACTGCCCCCTACCCTTCGATCGCTGAGTCTCAAGGGTAGCAGAATGGATCCTTCCCAGATCCCTCTCCTCACCCCTCTGGTCCAGCATCTGGAGGAGCTTGCTATCGGCCGAGGCCTCGATCTCCGTGACATCCACCAGCTCCTGTACCAAGCCCAGGAGTGGATTCCTCACAGTCTCCGATACCTCGATATCTCCGACCTGGACACTATCATCGGTAGTGCCAGTGCACTTCTTACCCCCGCCTCCGCCCCGCTGCAGGTTATCGAGCTCGAAGAGCGCGCATACGAGCGAGCGGCCAAGGCTAAGAAGAACCTTGAACGTGCAGGATGGACCCCCAAGGAGTTCGGCAGCCGTTACTGGCTAGTCCGCTTGAACACCGACGGGGCCTCTCTCGACAGCGGCGCCCGGTGGTGGAAGCTGGGCGCTGAGAGCTGGGGCATGAGGAAGATCCCGGTTGCGGAGGCCGACGTCGGAGGCATGTATGGCACGTTCATGTTCGGCCGAAGGCTGTAAAATGCCAATCTCCGACACCAGTTGCACGGATTTCTCTACTCTCACATCATTTGTTAAAGGTGTTATGGTTTGATATTTATACGGGTAGATTTGGGTTGCATCTTGCTCTGATATCCCGGCGCATAGCGGTCAGAATTAGCGATAAAAGCAAAGTCATTTTTGATGGAAAAAAGCGTTCTGAAGCATGGATATGACGAAGGAAAACGTGTAGATAATCAATAATGACTTTCATGAAATGATTAATCTGAATTCGTATAACTGTGAATGTATGACTCGCATGAACAAATAATCTCTGTTGTTGCTTTTCTAGTATGATGGACGGCTGTCTGTATCTGCTTACAAGAAGTTATACTCAGGCCCCGACCTATCAGAATCTAGACTATGCATATTCAACCATTTCGAGACTATGCAATTTATAAATATGCGGAGGTTACCATCGATCTTATCTTTGATCTAAGAAGGGGAGATAATGTCGATACCGATAACCTAACTATTCTTAACCTCAAACCAATCTCGCAGCTTTCCCGTGTGGCATAAAGCTTAATGTGGCTGGGATATCGGTGGCTGGACAAGATCACGTGGCGCTAAAACCGGATAACCTGGGGCCGTGGCAAGAACAGCCTCCTGCGACGTAACCGCGCCAAAGCGTGCCTTGCTCCTTGAATAAgctccaactccaacgacATATACAGCTTCGGTGCTCGACGGCATCATGGCTCCCAAACCGGATACCCCGTTCCGCTCTGCGGACATGAGCATGGTACAGCTCTATGTCTCCAATGAAATCGGTCGCGAAGTTGTCACGGCCCTCGGCGAGCTTGGTCTTTGTCAATTCCGCGATGTAGGCAACAATCCATCAATTCTTGCATCAAGAACTGAGGCTAATTCATCGATGCATCATGCAGCTTAATGAGGATGTCAGCGCATTCCAACGCACTTTTACTCAGGAAATTCGACGACTCGACAATGTTGAGCGACAGCTGCGTACGTCATTCAAAGGGATCCACCACGAACATACGAATCTAACACATTGCAGGATACTTCTACGCTCAGATGGATAAGATCGGGATCCCGCTACGAAAGCTGGACCTCGACGTCGAGCGACTTGCATCCCCCTCAACCTCCGAAATCGACGAGCTTGCCGAGCGAAGCCAGAAATTGGAACAGCGAGTTTCTGCCCTGAACGAGAGCTACGAGACCCTGAAGAAGCGTGAGGGCGACTTGACCGAGTGGCGATGGGTTCTACGTGAGGCCGGTAGCTTCTTCGACCGTGCTCATGGAAACGTCGAGGAGATCCGCGCTTCTACTGACAACGACGATGCCCCTCTTCTGTCTGACATCGAGCAAAACCAGGGTGGCCCCGATGCCGAGCGCTCTTTCTCCGGCATGAACATTGGCTTCGTTGCTGGTGTCATTGCTAGAGACAGAGTCGCCTCCTTCGAGCGTATCCTCTGGCGAACTCTGCGAGGTAACCTCTACATGAACCAGTCTGAGATTCCCGAGCCCTTGATCGATCCTACCAACAACGAGGCTATCAACAAGAACGTCTTCGTGATTTTCGCTCACGGCAAGgagattctcaacaagatccGTAAGATCTCAGAGTCCATGGGCGCCGATGTTTACAATGTCGACGAGAACAGTGATCTTCGACGAGACCAGATCCACGAGGTTAACAACCGCCTGGAGGATGTCCAGAACGTTCTACAAAACACCCAGGCCACTCTTCAGGCAGAGCTTAAGCAGATCTCTCAGTCGCTGTCTGCCTGGATGGTTCTTGTCGCCAAGGAAAAGGCCGTGTATAACACCCTAAACAACTTCTCCTATGATAGCGCCCGGCGAACTCTCATTGCCGAAGCCTGGGTCCCCACCAATGATC is a genomic window containing:
- a CDS encoding related to Leucine Rich Repeat domain protein → MSRPESPNSNSDKTARSSFSSVRENDDGLAQTFTRSKISSYTQGPEEVFDESPSPSAEIAQPSFQAPLTQPHSRLHGFWFPADNFRGWKQIPIKGKSASRSCEDLHKLSMTWSSPAPPAVAEKASPNSYQTGSSPLERLPSEVLGAIIDLLVIEIPPNGLTPRNADLMALLLTSRSIHAATLNTLYRHITIPHSRIFRKFLATITEYPALASIVRRLDFSHFNPSTIFSTASERAQTRNLTSETLYKCLELTPYLQEFLAQEYIDEDLGPDVIKKLFFEMPRLQAIDFCGCSSPSFKNSFTSLLQAQWPDSLTLTRISFHKCLNLPGSVFEAILPRLERATHLDLAGTRVTDKALQSLPETARLTHLNLAKCRELTSEVVVKFVTTHPAIIQTITVLSLATNASSHLLLGKADVDAILPRLPPTLRSLSLKGSRMDPSQIPLLTPLVQHLEELAIGRGLDLRDIHQLLYQAQEWIPHSLRYLDISDLDTIIGSASALLTPASAPLQVIELEERAYERAAKAKKNLERAGWTPKEFGSRYWLVRLNTDGASLDSGARWWKLGAESWGMRKIPVAEADVGGMYGTFMFGRRL